The following is a genomic window from Streptomyces sp. BHT-5-2.
CGCAGCGCCCGGGACGGTACGTAGCGTCCCCCGGCATTCTGGTGGTGCAGGGAGTCCAGCAGCGTCCGCACCCAGGGAGCGCCGAGCCGGTCGGCCCACTCCATCGGGCCGCCGGGGTAGTTCACGCCGAGCCGCATGGCGGTGTCGATGTCCTCGGGGGTGGCGACGCCCCGGGCCGCGGCGTCCACCGCGAAGTCGACGATCATGGCGACCGTGCGGGCGACGATCATGCCGGGGACGTCGTCGATCACGCTGACCTGTTTGCCGAGCGCCTGGAAGAGGCCGACGGCCTCGGCGACATCCGCCTCGGAGGCCGTCGCCGAGGGGGCGAGGGCGATCCGGGTCGCGGCCCGGTAGTCGAGCGAGAGGTCGAAGCGGAGGGTGGGGCCGCGGTCCCGGCCCGTGGCCGGACGGCCGTCGGTGAGGGCGAGAGCGGCGCCGCCGGGAAGCCGGACGAAGCCCTCGGACTCCCCCGGTGCGCCGTCGCGGGTGACCTCGATGCCGGCGTTCTCGATCAGCTCGGGCAGTGCGGCGGCGGGGCGGGGCAGTTCGCCGTGCAGGGTGACCGAGGCCGGGCCGGGGGCGGGGGCGGCGGTCGCCGGTTCCGGGCGGGGGGCGCCCTCGGTGTGGTCGAACCAGCCGCGTCCCGTCTTGCGGCCGTGCAGGCCGGCCTCCACCAGGCGGCGCTGTGCCAGGGAGGGCGTGAACTTCGGGTCCTGGAAGAAGGCCGTCCACACCGAGTGGGTGACCGCCTCGTTCACGTCCTGCCCGATGAGGTCGGTGAGTTCGAACGGGCCCATCCGGAAGCCGCTGCCCTCGCGCAGGACGGCGTCGATGGTGGCGGGGTCGGCGGCCCGCTCCTCGTGGAGGCGCAGGGCCTCGGCATAGAAGGGGCGGGCGATGCGGTTGACGATGAAGCCGGGGGTGTCGGCACAGCGCACGGGGGCCTTGCCCCAGGCCGCGGCGGTGTCGTAGGCGGTGGCCGCGGCCGTCCCGTCGGTCGCGAAGCCGCTGACGATCTCGACCAGGGGGAGCAGCGGCGCGGGGTTGAAGAAGTGCATGCCGACACAGCGACCGGGGTGCCGGAGTCCGCCAGCGACCGCGGTGACGGAGAGGGAGGAGGTGTTGGTGGCCAGGAGGCAGTCCGCCGGGACGATGTCCTCCAGGGAGCGGAACAGCTCCTGTTTGGCGGGGAGTTGTTCCAGGATGGCCTCGACGACCAGCGCGGCACCGGAGAGTTCGGCGAGCGTGTCGGCGGGGGAGAGGCGGGCCCGGGCGGCGTCCCGTTCGGCGGTCGGGATCCGGCCTTTCTCGACGAGCCGGTCCAGCCGCCGGACGATGGCCTCGGCGGCCTGCGCGGCGCGGCCGGGGGCGCTGTCGTAGAGCCGGACGGGGTGGCCGGCGACCAGCGCCACCTGCGCGATTCCCTGCCCCATGGTGCCGGTGCCCACCACCGCCACGGTGGTGTCGGTCCCGATTGCCGTCATCGCAGCTGATCCTCCCCGACCGAGTTTTCCACAGCTTGACCGGGCCCTCTTGCCCCGACCGATCGTTCGGTTACTCTAACTCCGTTGCCGCATCACTCCCAGTCCCTATCCGCTTTCCGCTTTCCGCTTTCCGCTTTCCGCTTTCCGCTTTCCGCTTTCCGCGCAGTCGACGAGGAGTTGGTCATCGATGGCCGCCGAAATGACCGCAGCGCAGTTGATCGAGAAGCACCGCCCGACCCTCGACAAGGCGCTGGAAGCCATCCGCACCCGGGCGTACTGGTCCCCGCACCCCGAGCACCCCAAGGCGTACGGCGAGAACGCCGCACAGGACGGCCTGGCCGCGTTCGAGGCACTGCGCGGCAACCGCTTCGCGCTCGACCAGCCCGGCACCGACGACTGGACGGGCGAGGAAGTCTCGCCCTACGGGCCGGAGTTGGGCATCGCCTATCCGCATCCGGACGTCTCGGTGCTGCTGCCGGCCATGCGGGCCACGCTCCCCGAGTGGCGGGGCGCCGGGCCGGAGGCGCGTGCCGCGGTGTGCCTGGAGATCCTGGCCCGGATCAGCGCGCGCACCCACGAGTTCGCGCAGGCCGTGATGCACACCAGTGGCCAGGCGTTCATGATGGCGTTCCAGGCGGGCGGGCCGCACGCCCAGGACCGCGGCCTGGAGGCGGTGGCGTACGCCTACGAGGAGCAGACCCGCACCCCCGGGACGGCATCGTGGACCAAGCCGCAGGGCAAGCGGGACCCGCTGGAGCTCACCAAGACGTTCACGGCCGTGCCGCGCGGCGTCGCCCTGGTGATCGGCTGCAACACCTTCCCGACGTGGAACGGCTATCCGGGCCTGTTCGCCTCGCTCGCGACCGGCAATCCGGTGCTGGTCAAGCCGCATCCGCGCGCGGTGCTGCCGCTGGCCCTGACGGTCAAGGTGGCCCGGGAGGTGCTCGCCGAGGCCGGTTTCCCCGCCGACCTGGTGTGCCTGGCGGTGGACAGGCCGGGCGAGGGCCTGGCCAAGACGCTGGCGGTGCGGCCCGAGATCCGGATCATCGACTACACCGGCTCGACCGCCTTCGGCGACTGGCTGGAGGCGAACGCCCGCCAGGCCCAGGTGTACACCGAGAAGGCCGGTGTCAACAGCGTGCTCGTCGAGTCCACCGACGACTACAAGGGCATGCTCGCCAACCTCGCCTTCTCGCTGTCGCTCTACAGCGGCCAGATGTGCACCACGCCGCAGAATCTGCTGATCCCGCGGGACGGCATCGACACCGACGCCGGCCCGAAGTCGTACGACGAGGTCGTCGGCGATCTGGCGGGCGCGGTCAGCGGCCTGCTGGGCGATGACGCGCGGGCCAACGCACTGCTCGGCGCGATCGTCAATCCGCAGGTCAAGGAGCGGATCGACGAGGCGACCGGGCTCGGCGAGGTGGCGCTGGCCTCCCGTGAGGTGGTGAACCCGGAGTTCCCCGGGGCCACGGTCCGCACGCCACTGATCGTCAAGCTGGACGGCGCCAAGCCGGAGTCCGAGGCGGCGTATCTCTCGGAGTGCTTCGGCCCGGTCTCCTTCGCGGTGGCGGTCGACTCGGCGGCCGACGCGGTGGCGCTGCTGCGCCGCACGATCCGGGAGAAGGGCGCCATGACGGTCGGCGCCTACACCACCTCGACCGAGGTGGAGCGGCTGGTGGAGGACGCCTGTCTGGAGGAGTGCGCCCAGCTGTCGCTGAATCTGACCGGCGGGGTGTATGTGAACCAGACGGCGGCGTTCTCCGACTTCCACGGCTCGGGCGGCAATCCGGCGGCCAACGCGGCGCTGTGCGACGGCGCGTTCGTGGCCAACAGGTTCCGGACGGTGGAGGTACGGCGGGAGCCGTGAGCTCCCGGGGCCCGGGGCGCCACCCGGGCCCCGGCCTCGTGGGCCGGGCGGCGGCCGGGTCGGGCACCCGGGTCCGACGTCGACGTCACGGGTCCGCGCCGGACGACCGCGTCAGGCGTCCGGGATCTGCGCGTGGCGACCGATCCAGGCGTGCATGGCGATAGCCGCGGCGGCCCCGGCGTTGATGGAGCGCGTCGAGCCGAACTGCGCGATCGAGCAGACCGTCGAGGCGTGCGCGCGGGCCTCCTCGGTCAGCCCCGGCCCCTCCTGGCCGAAGAGCAGGACGCAGCGGCGCGGCAGCACCGTGGTCTCCAGCGGCACGGAGCCGGGGAGGTTGTCGATCCCGATGATCGGCAGCTCCTCGGCGGCGGCCCAGGCGGTCAGTTCCGCGGTGTCCGGGTGGTGGCGGACGTGCTGGTAGCGGTCGGTGACCATCGCGCCGCGGCGGTTCCAGCGGCGCTGCCCGACGATGTGGATCTCCTTGGCCAGGAAGGCGTTGGCGGTCCGGACGACCGAACCGATGTTGAAGTCGTGGCTCCAGTTCTCGACGGCCACATGGAAGTCGTGGCGGCGGGTGTCGAGGTCGGCGACGATCGCCTCGCGGGTCCAGTAGCGGTAGCGGTCGACGACGTTGCGGCGGTCGCCGTGGGCGAGCAGCTCGGGGTCGTAGCGACCGTCCTGCGGCCAGGGCTGCGGGTGCGGGCCGACGCCGATCGTCGGCCCGTATCCCTCGTCGTACTGGAGGGGCTCGGCGGGGGCGGTGGTTTCGCTGCTCACCCCATGAGCGTATGGCCATCGCCGCCGGAGCGGGCAACGGCCGGCGGCGCACCACCGCCGGGGACCGTGCCGTCGCCGGGGCCGCCGTGGCCCGGGAGCAGCCGGCGGCGCAGGCGGGAGAGCCGGCCGCCGAGCCCGGTCAGGAAGGTCGTCGGCAGGAAGACGGCATCGGCGGTGATCATCGCCAGGGAGAAGAACGGC
Proteins encoded in this region:
- a CDS encoding 3-hydroxyacyl-CoA dehydrogenase; its protein translation is MTAIGTDTTVAVVGTGTMGQGIAQVALVAGHPVRLYDSAPGRAAQAAEAIVRRLDRLVEKGRIPTAERDAARARLSPADTLAELSGAALVVEAILEQLPAKQELFRSLEDIVPADCLLATNTSSLSVTAVAGGLRHPGRCVGMHFFNPAPLLPLVEIVSGFATDGTAAATAYDTAAAWGKAPVRCADTPGFIVNRIARPFYAEALRLHEERAADPATIDAVLREGSGFRMGPFELTDLIGQDVNEAVTHSVWTAFFQDPKFTPSLAQRRLVEAGLHGRKTGRGWFDHTEGAPRPEPATAAPAPGPASVTLHGELPRPAAALPELIENAGIEVTRDGAPGESEGFVRLPGGAALALTDGRPATGRDRGPTLRFDLSLDYRAATRIALAPSATASEADVAEAVGLFQALGKQVSVIDDVPGMIVARTVAMIVDFAVDAAARGVATPEDIDTAMRLGVNYPGGPMEWADRLGAPWVRTLLDSLHHQNAGGRYVPSRALRRRADLEEWVL
- the paaN gene encoding phenylacetic acid degradation protein PaaN; this encodes MAAEMTAAQLIEKHRPTLDKALEAIRTRAYWSPHPEHPKAYGENAAQDGLAAFEALRGNRFALDQPGTDDWTGEEVSPYGPELGIAYPHPDVSVLLPAMRATLPEWRGAGPEARAAVCLEILARISARTHEFAQAVMHTSGQAFMMAFQAGGPHAQDRGLEAVAYAYEEQTRTPGTASWTKPQGKRDPLELTKTFTAVPRGVALVIGCNTFPTWNGYPGLFASLATGNPVLVKPHPRAVLPLALTVKVAREVLAEAGFPADLVCLAVDRPGEGLAKTLAVRPEIRIIDYTGSTAFGDWLEANARQAQVYTEKAGVNSVLVESTDDYKGMLANLAFSLSLYSGQMCTTPQNLLIPRDGIDTDAGPKSYDEVVGDLAGAVSGLLGDDARANALLGAIVNPQVKERIDEATGLGEVALASREVVNPEFPGATVRTPLIVKLDGAKPESEAAYLSECFGPVSFAVAVDSAADAVALLRRTIREKGAMTVGAYTTSTEVERLVEDACLEECAQLSLNLTGGVYVNQTAAFSDFHGSGGNPAANAALCDGAFVANRFRTVEVRREP
- a CDS encoding TrmH family RNA methyltransferase; the protein is MSSETTAPAEPLQYDEGYGPTIGVGPHPQPWPQDGRYDPELLAHGDRRNVVDRYRYWTREAIVADLDTRRHDFHVAVENWSHDFNIGSVVRTANAFLAKEIHIVGQRRWNRRGAMVTDRYQHVRHHPDTAELTAWAAAEELPIIGIDNLPGSVPLETTVLPRRCVLLFGQEGPGLTEEARAHASTVCSIAQFGSTRSINAGAAAAIAMHAWIGRHAQIPDA